Proteins co-encoded in one Bacillus paramycoides genomic window:
- a CDS encoding proline racemase family protein: MRSQRVFTTIDTHTGGNPTRTLISGLPKLIGETMAEKMLHMKKEYDWIRKLLMNEPRGHDVMSGALLTDPCHPEADIGVIYIETGGYLPMCGHDTIGVCTALIESGLIPVVEPITSLKLDTPAGLVEVDILVQDGKTKEVSFCNIRAFLLKHITVQVEGIGTVEGDIAYGGNFYAIIDAKSVGLELVPENASTIIDKAILIRNTINEKFEIIHPQHSFIRGLTHVEFYTAPTHESAHVKNTVVVPPGGIDRSPCGTGTSAKLAVLYANQKIEMNEEFIHESIVGSLFKGSVINTTNVENIEAVVTKITGSAWLMGMHRFFYNEKDPLKEGFLLIPPMEHETEDVK; encoded by the coding sequence ATGAGGTCACAAAGAGTCTTTACGACCATTGATACACATACGGGCGGGAATCCAACAAGAACATTGATTAGCGGACTGCCTAAGTTAATTGGAGAGACGATGGCAGAAAAGATGTTACATATGAAAAAAGAATATGACTGGATTCGCAAATTGTTAATGAATGAACCGCGTGGTCATGATGTAATGTCAGGAGCATTATTAACAGATCCATGTCATCCGGAAGCAGATATTGGTGTTATTTACATAGAAACAGGTGGATATTTACCAATGTGTGGTCACGATACAATTGGTGTGTGTACAGCTTTAATTGAATCAGGTTTAATTCCAGTAGTTGAACCAATTACCTCGTTAAAGTTAGACACGCCAGCCGGTTTAGTTGAAGTTGATATTTTAGTTCAAGATGGAAAGACGAAAGAAGTCTCTTTTTGTAATATACGAGCTTTTTTACTGAAACATATTACTGTACAAGTCGAAGGAATTGGAACAGTAGAGGGCGATATTGCGTATGGAGGAAATTTCTATGCCATTATCGATGCGAAATCAGTAGGGTTAGAGTTAGTACCAGAAAACGCATCTACAATTATCGATAAAGCGATCCTTATAAGAAATACAATTAATGAGAAATTTGAAATTATTCATCCGCAGCATTCGTTTATTAGAGGATTAACTCATGTTGAATTTTATACAGCTCCTACTCATGAAAGCGCTCATGTAAAAAATACAGTTGTCGTTCCGCCAGGAGGAATTGATCGTTCTCCATGTGGTACAGGAACATCAGCAAAGTTAGCTGTATTGTACGCAAATCAAAAAATCGAGATGAATGAAGAGTTTATTCACGAGAGTATCGTTGGCTCTCTATTTAAAGGAAGCGTCATCAATACGACAAATGTTGAAAATATAGAAGCTGTCGTAACGAAAATTACAGGTTCAGCTTGGCTTATGGGGATGCATAGATTTTTTTACAATGAAAAGGATCCACTTAAAGAAGGCTTTTTGCTAATTCCGCCGATGGAACATGAAACGGAGGATGTAAAATGA
- a CDS encoding NAD(P)/FAD-dependent oxidoreductase — protein sequence MRHCDVLIIGGGIIGCSIAYYTSKYGRDVTIIEKGEFVSGTSSRCDGNILAIDKDPGFDSQMSLVSQKLVTDLSEELEHSFEYRAPGSILVCESDEEMEAAQQWVNRQKEAGLPFRMLDRQDIRGESPFFADDLLGGLECATDSTVNPYLLAFSLLAESKKYGTKAFNHTEVKEMRRDIDGSFIVETTNGTFAAKQVVNAAGVWAPKIGQMLDVNIPIEPRKGHIIVASRQQHVGCRKVMEFGYLISKFGGKRKVDALTEKYGVALVFEPTESQNFLIGSSREFVGFHTKINNEVIKCIANRAIRFYPKMADMMVIRSYAGLRPWTEDHLPIISRVEHIPNYFIAAGHEGDGISLAAVTGKVIEELLNEKETIIPIEPLRLSRFTERVLNG from the coding sequence GTGAGGCACTGCGACGTTTTAATAATAGGTGGTGGAATTATAGGATGTTCAATCGCTTATTACACTTCAAAATACGGAAGAGACGTAACAATCATTGAAAAAGGAGAATTTGTCAGCGGGACGTCTTCACGGTGTGATGGGAATATTTTGGCTATTGATAAAGACCCAGGGTTTGATAGTCAAATGTCGTTAGTAAGTCAAAAATTAGTAACTGATTTAAGTGAAGAGTTAGAGCACTCATTTGAATATAGGGCGCCAGGAAGTATTCTCGTATGTGAGTCAGACGAAGAAATGGAAGCAGCGCAGCAATGGGTGAATCGTCAAAAAGAAGCGGGTTTACCGTTTCGAATGCTTGATAGGCAAGATATAAGAGGGGAATCGCCATTCTTTGCAGATGATTTATTAGGCGGGTTAGAATGCGCAACAGATTCGACTGTAAATCCATATCTTCTTGCTTTTTCACTTCTTGCAGAATCGAAAAAATATGGTACGAAGGCTTTTAATCATACGGAAGTAAAAGAAATGAGAAGAGATATAGACGGTTCCTTTATTGTAGAAACGACAAATGGGACGTTTGCTGCAAAGCAAGTGGTGAACGCAGCGGGTGTGTGGGCTCCGAAAATCGGACAAATGCTTGATGTAAATATCCCAATTGAACCGAGAAAGGGACATATTATAGTAGCTTCAAGGCAACAACACGTTGGTTGTCGTAAAGTAATGGAATTTGGTTATTTAATTTCTAAATTTGGCGGAAAACGAAAAGTGGATGCTTTAACTGAAAAATATGGAGTAGCTCTTGTGTTTGAGCCGACAGAAAGCCAAAATTTTTTAATTGGTAGTAGTAGAGAGTTTGTAGGGTTTCATACGAAGATAAACAACGAGGTTATTAAATGTATTGCGAATAGAGCAATTCGTTTTTATCCGAAAATGGCGGATATGATGGTGATTCGTTCATATGCTGGGTTACGCCCGTGGACAGAAGATCATTTGCCGATCATTTCACGTGTGGAACATATCCCGAATTACTTTATTGCAGCAGGGCATGAAGGGGATGGCATTAGTCTTGCCGCAGTTACAGGGAAAGTGATTGAAGAGTTATTAAATGAAAAAGAAACAATCATTCCTATTGAACCACTTCGTTTGAGTCGTTTTACAGAAAGGGTGTTAAACGGATGA
- the dapA gene encoding 4-hydroxy-tetrahydrodipicolinate synthase has protein sequence MKKIKGAFPVLITPMDELQEINWNGVKQNVNYFIEQKVAGIIINGSTGEFVSLSKEERFKMVETVLKEVDGRIPVIVGTAAETTKETIEYTKHAEAHGADCALIINSYYCKPKEEEIYFHFKEISNAVNIPIMLYNNPFTSGVDMSTELMLRIGKECENVTHIKESSGDIRKARDLVRQGEGAFQVFCGSEDLVMESYLVGAMGWVSVAGNIVPGLVTKMYEHFKNGELEKAWEINDAILPLCEFLEGSGKYVQIVKRSMELHGQAGGPSRYPRLGLTKEENHKLQTILSKIAAHAAV, from the coding sequence ATGAAAAAAATTAAAGGGGCATTTCCAGTATTAATCACACCGATGGATGAGTTACAAGAAATTAATTGGAACGGTGTAAAACAAAACGTAAACTATTTTATTGAGCAAAAAGTAGCTGGCATTATTATTAATGGAAGTACAGGGGAGTTTGTTAGTTTATCAAAAGAAGAACGATTTAAAATGGTAGAAACAGTATTAAAAGAAGTTGATGGACGTATTCCAGTTATTGTAGGAACTGCAGCAGAAACGACGAAAGAGACGATTGAATATACGAAACATGCCGAAGCACATGGAGCGGATTGCGCATTAATTATTAACTCGTATTATTGTAAACCGAAAGAAGAGGAAATTTATTTTCATTTTAAAGAAATCTCAAACGCTGTAAATATACCAATTATGTTATACAATAATCCGTTTACATCTGGTGTTGATATGAGTACAGAGCTTATGCTACGTATTGGAAAAGAATGTGAAAATGTTACACATATTAAAGAATCTAGCGGGGATATTCGAAAAGCTAGAGATTTAGTAAGACAAGGCGAAGGTGCTTTTCAAGTGTTCTGTGGATCTGAAGATTTAGTTATGGAATCTTATTTAGTTGGTGCGATGGGATGGGTTTCGGTAGCCGGAAATATCGTACCGGGACTTGTTACGAAAATGTATGAGCATTTCAAAAATGGTGAATTAGAAAAAGCTTGGGAAATTAACGATGCTATTTTACCACTTTGCGAGTTTCTTGAAGGGTCAGGAAAATATGTACAAATCGTGAAACGCTCAATGGAATTACATGGGCAAGCTGGGGGACCTTCTCGTTATCCAAGACTCGGATTAACTAAAGAGGAAAATCACAAACTTCAAACGATTTTATCAAAAATTGCAGCACATGCGGCTGTTTAA
- a CDS encoding proline racemase family protein — MNIQKMYTAVDVHVNGEAFRVIKDVPCKYYYNLEQLNEQFSGELADEMQLLLNEPRGFIGLNGCIVVLSIHTEVDAAVLFFNHEGSIPLHYGGIVAVITMLLESGYLKKREADQYKIETLSGIFSVYAYVENDEVVSVSFESKLCYMIEKNLQVSNINYSLIQADKVYAVVEKGAYSPEICIENISELKKWGEATLQAIQKQSLIKRLILVDSSQKEKNHIKSITFHEDNFIVRSPGFVSTIVSFVHTLFKNDYIADKPFINESIFNSFITVEKVKKEETGYIFRFESRGFITGMQTFLLDPTDPFPTGFLLK, encoded by the coding sequence ATGAACATTCAAAAAATGTATACAGCAGTAGACGTACACGTAAATGGCGAGGCATTTCGTGTAATAAAAGATGTACCATGCAAGTACTACTACAATTTAGAACAATTAAACGAACAATTTTCAGGTGAATTAGCAGATGAAATGCAGCTTTTATTAAATGAACCGCGTGGTTTTATTGGTTTAAATGGATGTATCGTCGTTCTTTCTATTCATACGGAAGTCGATGCAGCTGTATTATTTTTTAATCATGAAGGATCAATACCTCTGCATTACGGAGGTATTGTCGCAGTCATAACGATGTTACTAGAAAGCGGGTATTTAAAAAAGAGAGAGGCGGATCAATACAAAATCGAAACGTTATCTGGCATATTCTCAGTCTATGCGTATGTAGAGAATGATGAAGTTGTATCTGTTTCGTTTGAAAGCAAACTATGTTATATGATTGAGAAAAATTTACAAGTTAGTAATATAAATTACTCTCTCATACAAGCAGATAAAGTCTATGCAGTTGTAGAAAAAGGTGCGTATTCGCCAGAAATTTGTATTGAAAACATTTCTGAATTGAAAAAATGGGGAGAAGCTACACTACAAGCTATACAAAAACAATCACTTATAAAAAGACTTATTTTAGTAGATTCTTCGCAGAAAGAAAAGAACCATATAAAGTCGATTACATTTCATGAAGATAACTTCATCGTACGTTCGCCAGGGTTTGTCTCTACTATTGTGTCTTTTGTTCATACATTATTTAAAAATGATTATATAGCGGATAAACCTTTTATAAATGAAAGTATATTTAATAGCTTTATAACTGTTGAAAAAGTGAAGAAGGAAGAAACAGGTTACATTTTCCGTTTTGAAAGTAGAGGGTTTATTACAGGGATGCAGACGTTTCTATTAGACCCTACCGATCCGTTTCCGACAGGATTTTTATTAAAATAA